The Brassica napus cultivar Da-Ae chromosome A6 unlocalized genomic scaffold, Da-Ae chrA06_Random_21, whole genome shotgun sequence genome contains a region encoding:
- the LOC125594365 gene encoding LOW QUALITY PROTEIN: polyadenylate-binding protein-interacting protein 8-like (The sequence of the model RefSeq protein was modified relative to this genomic sequence to represent the inferred CDS: inserted 3 bases in 2 codons), with amino-acid sequence MAAITESVDSGVGEGIENSLVXPEESDQVKKLNPEAKEFIPSYKKKNKYQSLSSGDFAITKKQSGVEEFYKKDGSRRRNDYNNQGRKVRLGGRASXAQRDDSIRRTVYVSDIDQTVTEEVLAGLFSSYGQVVDCRICGDPNSVLRFAFVEFSDDQGARAALSVGGTVIGYHPVRVLPSKTAILPVNPTFLPRSEDEREKCTRTIYCTNVDKNATEDDVRISLSLPAVRYYSPKASGDQLHSTRILLLNLPL; translated from the exons ATGGCTGCGATCACTGAGAGTGTGGATTCTGGTGTTGGTGAGGGAATTGAGAATAGCTTGG AACCGGAGGAGTCTGATCAAGTGAAGAAACTGAATCCTGAAGCTAAGGAGTTTATCCCTTcttacaagaagaagaacaaatacCAGTCTCTGTCTTCTGGTGATTTTGCCATCACTAAGAAGCAATCTGGTGTTGAAGAATTCTACAAAAAAGATGGCAGCagg AGAAGAAATGATTATAATAACCAAGGGAGGAAAGTTAGGTTAGGTGGAAGAGCTTC AGCTCAAAGAGATGATAGTATTAGAAGAACAGTCTATGTCTCTGACATTGATCAGACT GTGACTGAGGAAGTCTTAGCTGGATTGTTCAGCAGCTATGGCCAA GTTGTTGATTGTCGAATCTGTGGAGATCCAAATTCAGTTCTTCGCTTTGCGTTTGTTGAGTTCTCTGATGACC AAGGTGCAAGGGCTGCTTTGAGTGTCGGTGGGACAGTGATAGGTTATCACCCAGTTAGAGTATTGCCTTCCAAGACTGCTATTCTTCCAGTGAATCCCACATTTCTCCCCAGG TCAGAAGATGAGAGGGAGAAGTGTACAAGGACCATCTACTGCACTAATGTCGACAAGAAT GCCACTGAAGATGATGTCAGAATCTCTTTGAGTCTGCCTGCGGTGAG GTACTACTCGCCTAAGGCTTCTGGTGACCAGTTGCATTCTACTCGTATTCTTTTGTTGAATTTGCCATTGTAA